A section of the Lepidochelys kempii isolate rLepKem1 chromosome 4, rLepKem1.hap2, whole genome shotgun sequence genome encodes:
- the REST gene encoding RE1-silencing transcription factor: MATQVLGQSGGNSLFAGNANISMALSNDMYDLHDLSKAELAAPQLIMLANVALTGEVNGSCCDYLVGEERQMAELTTVGDSNFSDSDGEGMEDTQRVDSDPDEPENMELGSLEIPSVETQGPAVCPTPETCSLEKDLPLEAPDTSESAEDKCKSLKSKPFRCKPCQYEAECEEEFVHHIRVHSAKKFIVEENAEKQVQVKESDSCTTEEADFSKGPIRCDRCGYNTNRYDHYLAHLKHHNKAGENERVYKCTICTYTTVSEYHWKKHLRNHFPRKVYTCSQCSYFSDRKNNYIQHIRTHTGERPYQCAMCPYSSSQKTHLTRHMRTHSGEKPFKCDQCSYVASNQHEVTRHARQVHNGPKPLTCPHCDYKTADRSNFKKHVELHVNPRQFLCPVCDYAASKKCNLQYHIKSRHPDCSDITMDVSKVKLRTKKSETDFSESMNDKMEKEQMKGDSSEKKNEGAVKVEKKESLSKEKKPASSICVGQVTTRSRKSASENKEVDIKIDKSKEKSSKRKKTKRKAEAVLVSSKQDLENDTQTIAKKKKKVENKSRNCQEAQKSEVKLEVPKKLNSCLKKNRKKKALKNKHSKKSNKLDQEKIQGEVIPEKSSLLEQDKKGKSDSDGNDEQKEPDPVVSPLLVNTDSQIPDGGESQTIDGECVQDQGQLPPQLRDENVNPKVKDQEMPTSEEENKETVYQKEVEEQPDKEQVTCSEESPSTSSSQQNLDVPKDALPYLAHQLELVQTCETETVTNPDPVDLSKTDLPAEEPAPQPPEKCEQDPKETLALSSADNMAVNESQEIDEDEGIHSHDGSDISDNMSEGSDDSGLNGARSVPEETSSKASQEAAEAKVTKENYVCIFCDRSFKKEGEYSKHLNRHLVNVYYLEKATKGQE; encoded by the exons ATGGCAACTCAGGTGTTGGGGCAGTCTGGTGGGAACAGTCTATTTGCTGGCAATGCTAACATCAGTATGGCATTGTCTAACGACATGTATGACTTGCATGACCTTTCCAAAGCTGAGCTGGCAGCCCCTCAGCTTATTATGTTGGCAAATGTGGCCTTGACAGGAGAAGTTAATGGCAGCTGCTGTGATTACCTGGTTGGAgaagagaggcaaatggctgAATTGACAACTGTAGGTGACAGCAATTTTTCAGACAGTGATGGAGAGGGTATGGAAGATACACAGAGAGTGGACAGTGATCCTGATGAACCTGAAAACATGGAATTAGGGTCTCTTGAAATTCCTAGTGTGGAAACCCAGGGTCCAGCAGTTTGCCCTACTCCTGAGACTTGCAGTCTGGAGAAGGACCTCCCATTGGAAGCACCAGATACTTCGGAGAGTGCGGAGGACAAATGTAAAAGCTTGAAGAGCAAGCCATTTCGTTGCAAGCCATGCCAGTATGAAGCAGAGTGTGAGGAAGAGTTTGTGCATCACATTAGGGTTCACAGTGCCAAAAAATTCATTGTAGAAGAAAATGCAGAGAAGCAAGTCCAGGTCAAAGAATCTGATTCTTGTACAACAGAAGAGGCAGATTTCTCTAAGGGGCCTATTCGTTGTGATCGTTGTGGCTATAACACTAACAGATATGATCACTATCTGGCTCACTTGAAACACCACAACAAAGCAGGAGAAAATGAGAGAGTCTACAAGTGCACCATATGCACTTACACTACAGTCAGTGAATATCATTGGAAGAAACATCTAAGAAATCATTTTCCTAGAAAGGTGTACACATGCTCCCAGTGCTCCTATTTTTCAGACAGGAAGAACAATTATATTCAACATATTCGAACTCATACAG GAGAGCGTCCCTATCAATGTGCTATGTGTCCCTATTCAAGTTCTCAGAAGACTCATTTAACCAGGCACATGCGAACTCATTCAG GTGAGAAGCCATTTAAATGTGATCAGTGCAGCTATGTGGCCTCAAACCAGCATGAAGTAACTCGTCATGCAAGGCAGGTTCACAATGGGCCCAAACCTCTGACTTGCCCACACTGTGACTACAAAACAGCTGACCGAAGTAACTTCAAAAAGCATGTAGAACTCCATGTCAACCCACGCCAGTTCCTTTGTCCTGTCTGTGATTATGCTGCATCCAAGAAATGTAACCTGCAGTATCACATCAAATCCAGACATCCTGATTGTTCGGATATCACAATGGATGTTTCCAAAGTGAAACTACGGACTAAAAAGAGTGAAACTGACTTTTCTGAAAGCATGAATGACAAGATGGAGAAAGAGCAAATGAAAGGAGAttcatctgaaaagaaaaatgaggGAGCTGTAAAAGTGGAGAAAAAAGAGAGCTtatcaaaagaaaagaaaccagcCAGCAGCATTTGTGTAGGCCAGGTGACAACCAGGAGTCGTAAATCAGCTTCTGAAAACAAGGAGGTAGATATTAAAATTGACAAAAGTAAAGAGAAATCAAGTAAAAGAAAGAAGACTAAAAGAAAAGCAGAGGCTGTGTTAGTTTCCTCAAAGCAAGATCTTGAAAATGACACACAAACaatagcaaaaaagaaaaagaaagtggaAAATAAATCCAGAAACTGTCAGGAAGCTCAAAAGAGTGAAGTCAAATTGGAGGTGCCTAAAAAACTGAACTCTTGCcttaagaaaaacagaaaaaagaaagctTTGAAAAATAAGCATAGTAAGAAAAGCAATAAACTTGATCAGGAAAAGATCCAAGGTGAGGTAATCCCTGAAAAGTCTTCTCTCCTAGAACAGGACAAAAAGGGGAAGTCTGACAGTGATGGGAATGACGAGCAGAAGGAGCCAGATCCTGTTGTTAGTCCACTGTTAGTGAACACTGACAGCCAGATTCCTGATGGGGGAGAAAGCCAGACTATTGATGGAGAGTGTGTGCAGGACCAGGGACAACTTCCCCCACAGCTTCGGGATGAAAATGTAAACCCAAAGGTAAAAGACCAAGAAATGCCCACTTCAGAGGAGGAGAATAAAGAAACTGTTTATCAGAAAGAAGTTGAAGAACAGCCAGATAAAGAGCAGGTTACTTGCTCTGAGGAGTCTCCTAGCACATCATCCTCTCAACAAAACCTAGATGTGCCAAAGGATGCGTTACCATATTTGGCGCATCAGCTGGAGCTGGTGCAAACTTGTGAGACAGAAACTGTGACTAATCCAGATCCAGTAGATCTGTCCAAAACAGATTTACCAGCTGAAGAACCAGCACCACAACCACCAGAAAAATGTGAGCAAGACCCTAAAGAAACTCTGGCTTTGTCATCTGCAGATAACATGGCAGTGAATGAATCTCAGGAAATTGATGAGGACGAAGGCATTCACAGTCATGATGGCAGTGATATAAGTGACAACATGTCAGAAGGAAGTGATGATTCCGGGTTAAATGGTGCTCGATCTGTGCCAGAGGAAACAAGTAGCAAAGCATCACAGGAAGCTGCAGAGGCAAAGGTTACAAAGGAGAACTATGTGTGTATTTTTTGTGACCGCTCATTTAAAAAAGAAGGCGAATACAGTAAGCACCTCAATCGCCACTTAGTGAACGTGTATTATCTTGAGAAGGCAACAAAGGGGCAGGAATAA